In Sulfurisphaera javensis, a single genomic region encodes these proteins:
- a CDS encoding glutamine synthetase family protein, which translates to MSVSELLRKNNVDILRFTWVGLDGLIRSKGAYVDEVDSLVKTGIGLTMAMMSFTPMDYISPYGSFGPQDEDVFLKPDLSSLSIFPPSAMVLCYLYKGDSPWTFDPRSLLKSKLDKYNEYESKSSFEIEFYLVKDKKPYDDARCFDSRAYYTNQIIPEIAKTAKSVGIIPLRVIKEYGPGQYEFDILHKEAMRSADEVVIFKEIARQVASKYGVEANFMPKPFNKMAGSGLHLNFSIWKGDKNLFFNSNDKYGLSDLAYNFIAGIIEHAKALAAISAPTINSYKRLVPGSWAPTKITYGYNNKSAMLRIPTPYPGMSMQDRRIEYRVPDPTTNPYLLLSAFIEAGMDGIERGLKPPTPVNENAYYRKDIEDIPRNLREALQELKKDTRLVERIGKDIVEEFIKVKMAEVEEYESLVTDWEYEVYRYV; encoded by the coding sequence ATGAGCGTAAGTGAATTACTAAGGAAAAATAACGTGGACATTTTACGTTTTACATGGGTTGGTCTTGATGGACTTATAAGATCTAAAGGTGCATATGTAGATGAAGTTGATAGTCTAGTGAAAACTGGAATTGGGCTAACAATGGCAATGATGAGCTTTACGCCAATGGATTACATTTCTCCATATGGTAGTTTTGGACCACAAGATGAGGATGTATTTTTAAAACCAGACTTATCTTCACTCTCAATCTTTCCTCCTTCAGCTATGGTATTATGTTATTTATATAAAGGAGATTCTCCATGGACTTTTGACCCTAGAAGTTTACTTAAGAGTAAACTTGATAAATATAATGAATATGAGTCCAAATCCTCATTTGAAATCGAGTTCTACTTAGTTAAAGACAAAAAACCCTATGACGACGCACGATGTTTTGATTCTAGAGCTTATTATACAAACCAAATAATTCCAGAAATAGCTAAAACAGCAAAAAGCGTAGGGATAATACCACTTAGAGTTATCAAAGAGTATGGTCCGGGACAATATGAGTTTGATATTTTACATAAAGAAGCTATGAGAAGTGCGGATGAAGTTGTAATATTTAAAGAAATAGCTAGACAAGTAGCAAGCAAATATGGAGTAGAAGCAAACTTTATGCCAAAACCCTTCAATAAAATGGCTGGTTCTGGATTACATTTAAACTTTAGCATATGGAAAGGAGATAAGAACTTGTTTTTCAACAGCAATGATAAATACGGTTTAAGCGACTTAGCTTACAATTTCATTGCTGGCATAATTGAACATGCTAAAGCATTAGCTGCAATTTCTGCACCAACAATTAATTCTTATAAAAGGTTAGTTCCAGGATCTTGGGCACCCACAAAGATAACTTATGGATATAATAACAAAAGTGCAATGTTGAGAATACCAACTCCTTATCCTGGTATGAGTATGCAAGATAGAAGAATTGAGTACAGAGTGCCAGATCCTACAACAAATCCCTACTTACTTCTTTCCGCATTTATTGAAGCTGGAATGGATGGAATCGAAAGAGGATTAAAACCGCCAACTCCAGTAAATGAAAACGCATACTATAGGAAGGACATAGAGGACATACCTAGGAATCTAAGGGAAGCACTACAAGAGTTAAAGAAGGATACTAGACTAGTAGAAAGAATTGGGAAAGACATTGTAGAGGAGTTTATAAAAGTTAAAATGGCTGAAGTTGAAGAATATGAAAGTTTGGTAACAGATTGGGAGTACGAAGTGTATAGATATGTTTAA
- a CDS encoding protein-L-isoaspartate O-methyltransferase gives MVDEEIIYYVKTFIMSQELINAFIKVDRRKFLPEKIRDKAYSLKHIDEPLQITKNYTTTALSLGLKMLDILDLKRDEKVLEVGTGTGYYTALIAEIVGDKNVYTLEYDEEMFNIAKTNLKEYNVNLIFGDGSIGYDKAQPYDKAIIWAASPTFPFPIYLQMKDKGVIVVPITDKKDRQGLYKIVKAQTPIIIRYFDVIFSPLRGICGYWIN, from the coding sequence ATGGTTGATGAAGAAATAATATACTATGTGAAAACATTTATAATGAGCCAAGAGCTAATTAACGCCTTCATAAAAGTAGATAGAAGAAAATTTCTCCCTGAAAAAATTAGAGATAAAGCTTATTCATTAAAGCACATTGATGAACCATTACAAATAACTAAAAATTATACCACAACAGCACTAAGCCTTGGCTTAAAAATGCTAGATATACTTGATTTAAAAAGAGATGAAAAAGTACTTGAAGTAGGTACTGGTACTGGTTATTATACAGCCTTAATTGCTGAAATAGTTGGGGATAAGAACGTTTATACGTTAGAGTATGATGAAGAAATGTTTAACATTGCAAAAACCAATTTAAAAGAGTATAATGTAAATTTAATTTTTGGGGACGGAAGTATAGGCTATGACAAAGCACAACCATATGATAAAGCAATAATTTGGGCAGCATCACCAACATTCCCTTTTCCAATTTATTTACAAATGAAAGATAAAGGGGTAATCGTAGTTCCTATTACAGACAAGAAAGATAGACAAGGATTATATAAAATAGTAAAGGCACAGACACCAATAATTATAAGGTATTTTGATGTAATTTTCTCTCCATTAAGAGGAATTTGTGGCTACTGGATAAACTGA
- a CDS encoding ATP-binding protein: protein MQLFLDTEGRLREIKVFTRPTADGRGSISFRTFIIEFPFSRDIMIDPGKLLAVETVKQNKYLLLEVVDYLPLHYAMINLDGNVPKELRDEIMRRVEESWNSSESWIEVYASPVGYILEIQDGEIKFSKGYIPPLLGSKAKLFSPDAFEKFIFYEDGVNIGKVVNENVDLKISLRKAIKYHIGVFAYTGSGKSNLTALLVRKALQTIPELKVIIVDVSMEYAILLLDQLLKLNSRLITLDRLPNNDIDAGRRLIRTHVIPEELNDYREEIRKAFEKLYTQDKLRKLYIPPQGTLYLTYGQLIDMIRNQVDDKYVATAQKPFFLMLLQQLDKLMRERKLTKDDIVDDNINDLLSEIETKAREANLRENSAIFTFISAIKSYVNQEPVTTEEYDIEALAIEALDSSQESPRLFIIESPNMDDARLIVSLLIEQIFMRRKRSYSSTPTILFVLDEAQEFIPFDTRQKDNSEASSNAVEKLLRHGRKYYLHGLISTQRLAYLNTNVLQQLHTYFISTLPRPYDRQLIAETFGISDSLVDKTLEFDVGQWMIVSFKAALKEDIPVIFKAENNLIELKENLKHG, encoded by the coding sequence ATGCAGTTATTCCTTGATACTGAAGGAAGATTAAGAGAAATAAAAGTGTTTACTAGGCCTACAGCTGACGGAAGAGGTTCAATTTCATTTAGAACCTTCATAATTGAATTCCCTTTCTCTAGGGATATTATGATTGACCCGGGAAAATTGCTAGCTGTTGAAACTGTAAAACAAAATAAGTATTTACTACTCGAGGTAGTCGATTATCTTCCTTTACATTATGCAATGATTAACTTAGATGGGAATGTACCGAAAGAGTTGAGAGATGAAATAATGAGAAGGGTTGAAGAAAGTTGGAACTCAAGTGAATCTTGGATAGAAGTTTATGCTTCACCAGTTGGTTACATATTAGAAATACAAGATGGCGAAATAAAGTTTTCAAAGGGTTATATTCCACCCTTGTTAGGCTCTAAAGCAAAATTGTTTTCTCCAGATGCATTTGAAAAGTTCATCTTTTATGAAGATGGAGTAAATATTGGAAAAGTAGTTAATGAGAACGTTGATTTAAAGATAAGCCTAAGAAAAGCTATAAAATATCATATAGGAGTATTTGCTTATACTGGTTCTGGAAAATCAAATCTTACTGCTTTATTAGTTAGAAAAGCATTACAGACAATTCCGGAGTTAAAGGTGATAATTGTAGATGTATCAATGGAATACGCAATCCTTTTATTAGATCAGCTTCTGAAACTTAACTCTAGACTAATAACTTTAGATAGATTACCAAACAATGATATTGACGCTGGAAGAAGGCTAATAAGGACTCATGTAATACCAGAAGAACTTAATGACTACAGAGAGGAAATAAGAAAAGCCTTTGAGAAACTTTATACACAAGATAAGTTAAGAAAGTTATACATTCCTCCTCAAGGAACTCTTTACTTAACTTATGGGCAATTAATAGATATGATAAGAAACCAAGTTGATGATAAATACGTTGCAACAGCACAAAAGCCCTTCTTCCTCATGTTACTTCAACAACTTGATAAATTAATGAGAGAAAGAAAGTTAACTAAAGATGATATTGTAGATGACAATATTAACGATTTACTATCTGAGATCGAGACAAAGGCTAGAGAAGCTAACTTGAGGGAAAACTCTGCTATTTTCACATTCATTTCAGCAATAAAGAGTTATGTTAATCAAGAGCCTGTGACTACTGAAGAATATGACATAGAGGCATTGGCAATAGAGGCTTTAGATAGCTCTCAAGAATCCCCAAGACTTTTCATAATAGAATCTCCTAACATGGATGATGCAAGGCTCATAGTATCTCTTTTAATTGAACAAATCTTCATGAGAAGAAAAAGATCTTATTCATCAACTCCAACTATACTCTTTGTCCTTGATGAAGCTCAAGAGTTTATTCCATTTGATACTAGGCAAAAAGATAATAGTGAAGCATCATCAAATGCAGTAGAAAAATTACTTAGACATGGAAGAAAATACTATTTGCACGGATTAATTAGTACCCAAAGATTAGCATATTTAAATACAAACGTTTTACAACAACTTCACACATATTTCATTAGTACTTTACCTAGGCCTTATGATAGACAATTAATAGCTGAGACTTTTGGAATTTCAGACTCTTTAGTAGATAAAACATTGGAGTTTGATGTAGGACAATGGATGATTGTTAGTTTTAAGGCTGCATTAAAGGAGGATATACCAGTTATATTTAAAGCTGAAAACAACCTAATTGAACTTAAGGAGAACTTGAAGCATGGTTGA